A DNA window from Fragaria vesca subsp. vesca linkage group LG3, FraVesHawaii_1.0, whole genome shotgun sequence contains the following coding sequences:
- the LOC101309433 gene encoding fasciclin-like arabinogalactan protein 21-like, which produces MASSSSSYCTRWHAMFYITLAVILAAVSISTTLSSDSNSDSDSQTPQSSTAISHVISLSASRTLRSSGFTITAALLQISPELFLTSPNSTIFAIADSHISNASLPPHLLRDILKYHTSPVRVSIEDLINQPQGSCLPTLYRNKTVAITKIDRRNRTVQINRVRISHPNLFQEGSVSIHGVPSPFAAVDTEYDVIHGPECDADFGVVSGSGGLKKKKKKTTSRVEWARIVRLLSSKGFVSFAIGLHSVLDGIVEDERNVSSVTIFVPPRLELGGDRHYPQALLEKVVRFHIVPQRLTHKELMALPARTLLKTMVHGDQQPLEVTGVVSFMPELVIDGVRIVAPDTYVSESVVVHGISRAFEVNDLPNTQ; this is translated from the coding sequence ATGGCGTCTTCTTCTTCTTCCTACTGCACCCGCTGGCACGCCATGTTCTACATCACCCTCGCCGTCATCCTCGCCGCCGTCTCCATCTCCACCACCCTCAGCTCCGACTCCAACTCCGACTCCGACTCCCAAACCCCCCAGTCCTCCACCGCCATCAGCCACGTCATCTCCCTCAGCGCCTCCAGAACTCTCCGCTCCTCCGGCTTCACCATCACGGCTGCTCTCCTCCAAATCTCACCGGAGCTCTTCCTCACCTCCCCGAACTCCACCATCTTCGCGATCGCCGACTCCCACATCTCCAACGCCTCTCTCCCTCCTCACCTCCTCCGCGACATCCTCAAGTACCACACCTCGCCGGTTAGGGTTTCCATCGAAGACCTGATCAACCAGCCTCAAGGCTCTTGCTTGCCGACTCTCTACCGGAACAAGACCGTCGCGATCACCAAGATTGATCGGAGGAATCGGACGGTCCAGATCAACCGGGTCCGGATCTCCCACCCGAATCTCTTCCAAGAAGGATCCGTCTCGATCCACGGCGTTCCTTCCCCGTTCGCGGCTGTGGATACCGAATATGACGTCATCCACGGACCTGAGTGCGACGCGGATTTTGGCGTCGTTTCTGGTTCTGGCGGACTGAAGAAGAAGAAGAAGAAAACGACGAGTCGTGTGGAGTGGGCTCGGATTGTTCGGCTGCTGAGCTCGAAGGGGTTTGTGTCGTTTGCGATTGGGCTGCATTCTGTTCTTGATGGGATTGTTGAAGACGAGAGAAACGTGAGCTCTGTGACGATTTTTGTGCCGCCAAGATTGGAGCTTGGAGGTGATCGTCATTATCCTCAGGCTTTGCTTGAGAAGGTTGTGAGGTTCCACATTGTGCCTCAGAGGCTTACACACAAGGAGCTTATGGCACTGCCTGCGAGGACTCTGCTCAAGACTATGGTTCATGGTGACCAGCAGCCTCTTGAAGTCACTGGGGTTGTGAGCTTCATGCCGGAATTGGTCATCGATGGCGTGAGGATCGTGGCGCCTGACACCTATGTTTCAGAGAGCGTGGTTGTCCATGGGATTTCTCGAGCTTTCGAGGTGAATGATCTGCCTAATACCCAATAA
- the LOC101308852 gene encoding serine/threonine-protein phosphatase BSL3-like encodes MDVDSSMAPEADHDPVVQNQSTTAVDGGEQLGEQQPQSPASPVAQQLQSPASPQQTPVAGPRHAPTYSVVNAILEKKEDGPGLRCGHTLTAVAAVGEEGSPGYIGPRLILFGGATAL; translated from the coding sequence ATGGACGTGGACTCCTCGATGGCGCCGGAGGCCGATCACGATCCGGTTGTACAGAACCAGAGCACGACGGCGGTGGATGGGGGAGAACAGCTAGGAGAACAACAGCCTCAGTCTCCGGCTTCCCCGGTGGCGCAACAGCTTCAGTCTCCGGCGTCGCCGCAGCAGACTCCGGTGGCCGGACCGAGGCATGCCCCGACGTACTCGGTGGTCAATGCGATTTTAGAGAAGAAGGAGGATGGGCCGGGGCTGAGGTGTGGCCACACGTTGACTGCGGTCGCCGCTGTTGGCGAGGAGGGCAGTCCTGGATACATTGGACCCCGGCTGATTCTGTTCGGCGGTGCCACCGCCCTTTAG
- the LOC101309139 gene encoding putative F-box/FBD/LRR-repeat protein At5g22670-like, with product MERKSEKSKGDHYDLEDRITALPDDLLSLIVLRLPVKESAATAILSKRWNTWKSATNLDFSDARFVIAKGYYRFLQLQRPENYQSENYEYSERYVNLVNGAVQQYSNLIITRFRVCFIMYPRFAGDVLNWIQFAMNKKVEILELEFYTDSGYTGDQCPLYPFPKKLLSHHSCEDIGFKFLKVLHFRRVDVTGEVLEYFLSNCAALERLIVNAAHNLVDLRVVGLSISLTHLTLIDCIRLKRIEVRDVKLVSFHLSGMEVENMSLTNVPLLVDVSYMTSIMKFHRVRSIERLFTRLSFCISQLETLRLDISGGGYNQKDVFPILSNLRHLELKLDSHCEDDIPNFKRFIEASPYLHRLVLKLHKCKRTRPGYKCRKMGRISRFPRDYLKVVEIVGYRGTHCHDELALYFVMEAAALEKLVIDPVRRWRDWLDREGELPLP from the coding sequence ATGGAGAGAAAGAGTGAGAAAAGCAAGGGTGATCATTATGACTTGGAGGACCGAATCACTGCGTTGCCTGATGATCTTCTTTCTTTGATAGTCCTTCGGTTACCTGTTAAGGAATCAGCAGCCACTGCTATTCTCTCTAAGCGATGGAACACATGGAAATCTGCAACAAATCTCGACTTTTCTGATGCTAGGTTCGTTATTGCTAAAGGTTATTACAGGTTCCTTCAACTGCAACGACCGGAAAATTATCAATCGGAAAATTATGAATATAGCGAGAGATATGTCAACTTGGTAAATGGTGCGGTTCAGCAATATAGTAATCTGATTATCACACGGTTCAGGGTTTGTTTTATTATGTATCCTCGGTTTGCCGGAGACGTTCTTAATTGGATTCAGTTTGCTATGAATAAGAAAGTCGAAATACTTGAGTTGGAGTTTTACACAGATTCTGGTTATACAGGTGATCAGTGTCCTCTGTATCCTTTTCCCAAGAAACTATTAAGTCATCATTCTTGTGAGGATATTGGATTCAAGTTCCTCAAAGTTCTCCATTTTAGACGTGTTGATGTGACTGGAGAAGTGCTCGAGTACTTCTTGTCGAACTGTGCTGCTCTTGAACGATTAATTGTGAATGCTGCCCACAATCTTGTGGATCTCAGAGTTGTTGGCCTCTCTATTTCCTTGACGCATTTAACGTTGATAGATTGTATTCGCCTCAAAAGAATTGAGGTTCGTGATGTGAAGCTTGTCTCTTTCCATCTTTCTGGTATGGAGGTGGAAAACATGTCTCTCACTAACGTACCGTTGCTTGTAGATGTATCCTACATGACCTCCATCATGAAATTTCATCGAGTGAGATCCATAGAGCGTCTCTTCACCCGACTTTCATTTTGTATTTCACAACTAGAGACTCTCAGATTAGATATAAGCGGAGGGGGCTACAATCAGAAGGATGTGTTTCCTATATTATCAAATCTCAGGCATTTAGAATTGAAACTTGATTCTCACTGTGAAGATGATATTCCTAATTTTAAACGTTTCATTGAGGCATCTCCCTACTTACATAGACTGGTGTTGAAGTTGCACAAGTGTAAGCGTACGAGGCCTGGATATAAATGCAGGAAGATGGGCAGAATTTCCAGATTCCCCCGTGATTACCTCAAGGTAGTAGAGATAGTAGGGTATCGTGGTACTCATTGTCATGATGAACTCGCGCTCTACTTTGTAATGGAGGCTGCCGCATTGGAGAAACTTGTTATTGATCCTGTCCGGCGTTGGCGTGATTGGCTGGATAGAGAGGGAGAACTGCCTCTTCCATAA
- the LOC101299746 gene encoding geranylgeranyl transferase type-2 subunit beta-like: MVELAASKHVQFILSKAQEKDSYESVLMEHIRLNGAYWGLTTLDLLGKLDTVDVNEVVSEVLQCQHESGGFGGNIGHDPHILYTLSAVQVLALFDNVDVLDIEKIANYVAGLQNEDGSFSGDIWGEVDTRFSYIAICCLALLHRLDKINVEKAVDYILSCKNHDGGFGCTPGGESHAGQIFCCVGALAITGSLHRIDKDLLGWWLCERQVKAGGLNGRPEKLPDVCYSWWVLSSLIMIDRVHWIDKEKLAKFILDCQDIENGGISDRPDDACDAYHTYFGVAGLSLLEYPGVKPIDPAYALPVDVVNRIILGIKEYSLV; this comes from the exons ATGGTGGAGCTGGCAGCTAGCAAACATGTTCAATTCATTCTATCGAAGGCACAG GAAAAGGACTCTTATGAATCAGTTTTGATGGAGCATATAAGATTGAATGGGGCATACTGGGGTTTGACCACTCTTGACCTTTTGGGAAAGCTTGACACTGTTGACGTCAATGAAGTTGTTTCGGAGGTTCTCCAGTGCCAGCATGAATCAG GTGGTTTTGGTGGTAACATTGGACATGACCCGCACATACTATATACCTTAAGTGCTGTGCAGGTTTTGGCCTTATTTGACAATGTTGATGTATTGGATATCGAGAAGATTGCAAATT ATGTAGCTGGGCTGCAGAATGAAGATGGCTCATTTTCTGGGGACATTTGGGGTGAAGTTGATACGCG GTTTTCATATATTGCCATCTGTTGTCTAGCATTACTACATCGTTTGGATAAAATTAATGTAGAGAAGGCTGTGGACTACATTTTGAGTTGTAAAAATCATGATGGCGGATTTGGATGCACCCCTGGTGGGGAGTCTCATGCAGGTCAAA TTTTCTGTTGCGTGGGTGCTCTTGCTATCACAGGATCTCTACATCGTATTGACAAGGACCTTCTTGGATGGTGGTTGTGTGAGCGGCAAGTTAAAGCAGGAGGTCTTAATGGCCGTCCAGAGAAGCTTCCTGAT GTGTGCTACTCTTGGTGGGTTCTCTCTAGTTTGATCATGATTGACAGAGTTCATTGGATCGATAAGGAAAAGCTTGCCAAGTTCATTTTAGACTGTCAG GACATTGAGAATGGAGGAATTTCTGACAGACCAGATGATGCCTGTGATGCCTACCATACATACTTTGGTGTAGCAG GACTTTCCCTTCTTGAATATCCAGGGGTGAAACCCATAGATCCAGCCTATGCTTTGCCAGTTGATGTTGTAAATAGGATTATCTTAGGCATAAAGGAGTATAGTCTTGTCTAA
- the LOC101302239 gene encoding dehydration-responsive element-binding protein 2C-like, protein MTNLKKVHTKQDGSSPVAEILAKWKEYNDHLESSNDGSKPTRKVPAKGSRKGCMKGKGGPENSRCNYRGVRQRTWGKWVAEIRSPNRGSRLWLGTFPTAIEAALAYDKAARAMYGSAARLNFPKVTFSSSGRATVLAPSCVATSAGSESSGTSGHSEDFSPQDKVGYVYTISLLCLCQKLTNGSTSSHQVFREKGKRI, encoded by the exons ATGACCAACTTGAAGAAAGTCCATACTAAACAGGATGGATCTAGTCCTGTGGCTGAGATTCTTGCAAAATGGAAAGAGTATAATGACCATCTGGAATCATCCAATGATGGGAGTAAACCTACTCGCAAAGTTCCTGCCAAGGGGTCTAGGAAGGGATGCATGAAAGGTAAGGGAGGACCTGAGAATTCTCGATGCAACTACAGAGGTGTTAGGCAGAGGACATGGGGAAAGTGGGTTGCTGAAATCCGGTCACCAAATAGGGGAAGTAGGCTCTGGCTAGGTACCTTTCCAACTGCAATTGAAGCTGCTCTTGCTTATGATAAAGCTGCCAGGGCCATGTACGGTTCCGCTGCCCGTCTCAACTTTCCTAAGGTTACCTTCTCCAGTTCTGGTAGAGCAACTGTACTGGCTCCTTCCTGTGTAGCGACTTCTGCAGGTTCAGAATCATCGGGAACATCAGGTCACTCTGAGGATTTTTCTCCTCAGGATAAG GTTGGGTATGTCTATACGATATCTCTACTTTGCCTGTGCCAAAAATTGACAAACGGGTCAACATCTTCACACCAAGTCTTTCGAGAAAAAGGAAAACGTATCTAG
- the LOC101301079 gene encoding xyloglucan endotransglucosylase/hydrolase protein 9-like, translating into MASASLFLSVILGLSLFLGPVSSAKFDELFQPYWASDHFTYEGELLHMKLDNYSGAGFSSKNKYMFGKVTVQIKLVEGDSAGTVTAFYMSSDGPLHNEFDFEFLGNTTGEPYSVQTNLYINGVGNREQRLDLWFDPTTDFHSYSIFWNQRQVVFLVDETPIRVHTNMESKGLPFPKDQAMGVYSSIWNADDWATQGGRVKTDWSHGPFVASYKGFDINACECPASVAGAENAKKCSSSNGDKKYWWDEPVLSELNVHQNHQLVWVKNHHMVYDYCTDSARFPVTPVECVHHRH; encoded by the exons ATGGCTTCTGCCTCTTTGTTTTTGAGTGTCATTTTGGGTCTCTCATTGTTTTTGGGTCCGGTTAGCTCGGCCAAATTCGATGAGCTTTTCCAGCCTTACTGGGCTTCTGACCATTTCACATACGAGGGCGAGCTTCTCCATATGAAGCTCGACAATTATTCTG GAGCTGGATTCTCATCCAAGAACAAGTACATGTTCGGGAAAGTGACCGTACAGATTAAGCTCGTAGAGGGTGACTCTGCCGGAACTGTCACTGCTTTCTAT ATGTCATCGGACGGTCCACTGCATAATGAGTTTGATTTCGAGTTTCTGGGCAACACTACAGGGGAGCCTTACTCTGTTCAGACCAACCTCTACATCAATGGCGTTGGCAACAGAGAGCAAAGGCTCGACCTTTGGTTCGACCCAACTACGGACTTCCACTCCTACTCCATTTTCTGGAACCAGCGCCAAGTAGT ATTTCTAGTAGACGAGACTCCGATTAGGGTACACACCAACATGGAAAGCAAGGGGTTGCCCTTCCCCAAGGACCAGGCTATGGGGGTGTACAGCTCAATCTGGAACGCTGACGACTGGGCCACACAGGGCGGGAGGGTCAAGACCGATTGGTCCCATGGACCCTTTGTTGCATCTTACAAAGGCTTTGACATCAATGCCTGTGAGTGCCCGGCTTCCGTGGCTGGAGCCGAAAACGCCAAGAAGTGCAGCAGCAGCAATGGAGACAAGAAGTACTGGTGGGATGAGCCTGTGCTGTCCGAGCTTAACGTCCACCAGAACCACCAGCTGGTTTGGGTTAAGAACCACCACATGGTCTATGACTACTGCACTGATAGTGCTAGGTTCCCAGTCACTCCAGTCGAGTGTGTGCACCACCGTCACTAG